The Victivallis sp. Marseille-Q1083 DNA window CGCACACCGTGCGCGGCGCCAAGAAGATGATCGAACGCGGCGAGCCGGTGGTCTGGGATATCCTCGAAGAGGTGACCAAGGGGCATCCGGTGATGCTGAACCGGGCGCCGACGCTGCACCGTTTGAGTATCCAGGCGTTCGATCCGGTGTTGATCGAAGGGTCGGCGCTGCGTCTGCATCCGTTGGTCTGTACGGCTTACAACGCCGACTTCGACGGCGACCAGATGGCGGTCCACGTGCCGCTGTCCAACGAGGCGCAGATGGAAACCAAGCTGTTGATGCTGGCGCCGAACAACATCTTCTCGCCGGCGAACGGCAAGCCGATCGCCTCGCCGACGCAGGATATCACGCTGGGGTCGTATTACATGACCTATGAGCCGCGCAACAAAGAGAAGGCCAAGCTGTACAAGGACTACTTCGAAGTGTTGTACGCGATGAGCTGCGGTTATCTGAAGATCCACGATGCGGTCCGCATTCCGAATCCGGATTACGGCAGGGAGACGATTTACGGCGACAAGGAGAGCAAATTCATCCTGACCTCGCCGGGCCGGTGCCTGTTCAACGAAATCTGGGACAAGCGGCTCGGCTTCTTCAATCAGATCGCCAAGAAAAAAGAACTGGGCAAGCTGATCAGCAACTCCTACAAAATCGCCGGCCATGCCGCGACGGTGCAGTTGCTGGACGATTTGAAGAATCTCGGCTATAAGCACGCGACGCTGGCCGGGCTGTCGATTTCCATCACCGATTTGAAGGTGCCGGAGAGCAAGGACGACCTGATCAATACGGCCCGCGAGCAGATCGACAACGTCGTCGAGCAGTACAACAACGGTGCGCTGACCGAAGGCGAACGTCACAACAAGGTGATCGATATCTGGACGCAGACCAGTAACAATGTGGCCAATGAACTGTTTGCCAAGCTGGAAGCCGAATCGCGCCGCGGTGAAATCAACCCGGTCTATGCGATGCTCGACTCCGGGGCGCGCGGCAGCCGCGATCAGATCCGCCAGTTGGGCGGCATGCGCGGCCTGATGGCCAAACCGTCCGGCGACATCATCGAGCGGCCGATCATCTCCAACTTCCGGGAAGGGCTGTCGGTGCTGGAATATTTCATCAGCACGCACGGCGCCCGCAAGGGGTTGGCGGATACGGCGCTGAAAACGGCCGACTCCGGTTATATGACCCGCAAACTGGTCGATGTCGCCCAGGATATCATCTGCCGCGAGGAGGATTGCGGCACGGTGAAGGGCATCTGGGTGAGTGCGATCGTCGAGGGCGACGAAGTGATCCTGCCGCTGCGCGACCGCATTCTCGGCCGCTTCAGTGCGATGGATATTCGCGATCCGGCGTTCAGCGACGGCCGCTTGATCATCGCGGCCAATGAGGAATTCACGCCGGAAGTGGCTGATATCATCGAGGCGCGCGGCATTCAGAAAGTGTTGATCCGTTCGACACTGACCTGCGAAACGGCGCACGGTGTCTGCATCAAGTGCTATGGCCGCAACCTGGCCAGCGACCGCTGTGCAAAGCTGGGCGACGCGCTCGGCATCATTGCGGCACAGTCGATCGGCGAGCCCGGCACGCAGTTGACGATGCGGACCTTCCACATCGGCGGTACGGCGTCGAGCGTTTACAAGCAGCCGGTGTTGACGGCCCGCAACCCGGGCAAGATCAAAATGATGAACGTCCGTACCGTCAAGAACCAGAAGGGCGAGGTCGTCGTCGTCAATAAGAACGGTTATATCGTCGTTTACGACGAAGAGGCGGCCAAAGCGTCGGAAAAGCAGGCGCGGGAACGGGCCAAAGCCGAAGCCGAAGCGATCGGCACGTTCTACAACAAGGATTACGATTACTGGGCCGATGCGTTGCGCGATGCCGAAGTCGACCGCTACGAGCTGGAAGCCGGTGCCGTGCTGGAGAAGCCGGACGGCGCGATGGTGGAAGCCAATGAGCAGTTCGCTCACTGGGATCCGTACCACGTGCCGATCATCATCGAAGCGGCCGGCGTGGTGGAGCTGCACGACCTGGTCGAAGGGGTGACGCTCAACCGGCAGAAACGTGGCGGTACCGAAGAGATCACCGTGATGGAGCACCGCGAGGACCTGCATCCGCAGATTGTCGTCAAGAGCAAGGATGGTGAGTTCCTGGCCAACTACCCGCTGCCGGCCGGCGCCTTCCTGATGACCAAGGAAGGGGCGAAGGTCGGCTCCGGCATGATGGTCGCCCGGGTGCCGCGGCAGAGTTCGAAGAACAAGGACATCACCGGCGGTCTGCCGCGTATTGCCGAATTGTTCGAGGCGCGTATTCCGAAAGATATTGCCGAGATCGCCCGTATCGACGGCTATGTCGAAGTGGACCGGATGAACCGCGGCCGGCGGCAGTTGCTGATCAAGGACCCGGAGTCCGGCATCACCGAAGAGCACAACAACATTCCGGCCAACAAGCACCTGACGGTCAGCCGTGGCGACTATGTCCGCAAAGGGCAGAAGTTGACCGAGGGATCGGTCGTGCCGCACGCCCTGCTGGAGGTTTGCGGTCCGCAGGAGTTGCAGCGTTATCTGGTCGATGAAATCCAACTGGTGTATCGTGCCCAGGGGGTGGAAATCAACGACAAGCACATTGAGATCATCATCCGGCAGATGATGCAGAAAGTCCGCATTACCGATTCCGGCGATACCGATTATCTGGTCGGCGAGCCGATCGACCGGGTCAATTTCGAGCAGGCCAACCGGGAGGTGCTGTCGCGCGGCGGGCGTCCGGCTTCGGCCGAACCGATTCTGCTGGGGATCACCAAAGCGTCGCTGGAAACCGAGAGCTTCATTTCGGCGGCGTCGTTCCAGGATACCACCCGGATTCTGACCGAGGCGGCGACGCTCGGCAAGGTCGA harbors:
- the rpoC gene encoding DNA-directed RNA polymerase subunit beta', which translates into the protein MGKTGSSSFGAVSINVASPDVIRSWSYGEVKNPETINYRSFKPEKGGLFCERIFGPTRDWECNCGKYKRVKHKGIVCDRCGVEVTQSKVRRERMGHIELAVPVSHIWFFKCMPSRIGLMLDMTAKSLERVIYYEAWVVTDPGNTPLELGQVMDELEYRQARDVYGDGFDADMGAPAVKTLLEKIDLPALRAQLEVSLEGVKNKAIRKKLSKRLRLVEGFINSNSRPEWMIFTVLPVIPPDLRPLVPLEGGRFATSDLNDLYRRVINRNNRLKNLLQLRTPEVIIRNEKRMLQEAVDALLDNGRHGRAVTGAGNRSLKSLSDMLKGKQGRFRQNLLGKRVDYSGRSVIVVGPELKIWQCGLPKKMALILFEPFIIRHLKGRGYAHTVRGAKKMIERGEPVVWDILEEVTKGHPVMLNRAPTLHRLSIQAFDPVLIEGSALRLHPLVCTAYNADFDGDQMAVHVPLSNEAQMETKLLMLAPNNIFSPANGKPIASPTQDITLGSYYMTYEPRNKEKAKLYKDYFEVLYAMSCGYLKIHDAVRIPNPDYGRETIYGDKESKFILTSPGRCLFNEIWDKRLGFFNQIAKKKELGKLISNSYKIAGHAATVQLLDDLKNLGYKHATLAGLSISITDLKVPESKDDLINTAREQIDNVVEQYNNGALTEGERHNKVIDIWTQTSNNVANELFAKLEAESRRGEINPVYAMLDSGARGSRDQIRQLGGMRGLMAKPSGDIIERPIISNFREGLSVLEYFISTHGARKGLADTALKTADSGYMTRKLVDVAQDIICREEDCGTVKGIWVSAIVEGDEVILPLRDRILGRFSAMDIRDPAFSDGRLIIAANEEFTPEVADIIEARGIQKVLIRSTLTCETAHGVCIKCYGRNLASDRCAKLGDALGIIAAQSIGEPGTQLTMRTFHIGGTASSVYKQPVLTARNPGKIKMMNVRTVKNQKGEVVVVNKNGYIVVYDEEAAKASEKQARERAKAEAEAIGTFYNKDYDYWADALRDAEVDRYELEAGAVLEKPDGAMVEANEQFAHWDPYHVPIIIEAAGVVELHDLVEGVTLNRQKRGGTEEITVMEHREDLHPQIVVKSKDGEFLANYPLPAGAFLMTKEGAKVGSGMMVARVPRQSSKNKDITGGLPRIAELFEARIPKDIAEIARIDGYVEVDRMNRGRRQLLIKDPESGITEEHNNIPANKHLTVSRGDYVRKGQKLTEGSVVPHALLEVCGPQELQRYLVDEIQLVYRAQGVEINDKHIEIIIRQMMQKVRITDSGDTDYLVGEPIDRVNFEQANREVLSRGGRPASAEPILLGITKASLETESFISAASFQDTTRILTEAATLGKVDTLNGFKENVITGHLIPAGTGTEKLQSLRLRYLGKEIEPELPEIEEEETVVLADVSESV